In one window of Dokdonia sp. PRO95 DNA:
- a CDS encoding nitroreductase family protein — MKKANTEFEILPILASRWSPRVFTNDKISEEELRTMFEAGRWAASSNNLQPWLIIWGIKGSPAFDRIFNCLDEFNQSWANNAQALFLGGYKKTNDDGKESFHALHDLGLFMGNVSAQAEHMGIALHQMAGVDYKKAMSEFNVPDDYHIATGIAVGYYGGDIEKLPEDLQGEETKTRSRKNQKSFTFNGNFNEDTFKGE; from the coding sequence ATGAAAAAAGCAAATACCGAATTTGAAATACTTCCCATTTTAGCAAGTAGATGGAGTCCAAGGGTTTTTACTAATGACAAGATAAGCGAAGAAGAATTGCGCACAATGTTTGAGGCTGGTAGATGGGCTGCGAGTTCTAATAATTTACAACCTTGGTTAATTATTTGGGGTATTAAAGGAAGTCCTGCTTTTGACCGTATTTTTAATTGTCTTGATGAGTTTAATCAATCTTGGGCAAATAATGCTCAAGCATTATTTTTAGGAGGTTATAAAAAAACTAACGATGACGGTAAAGAGAGTTTTCATGCTTTACATGATTTAGGACTTTTTATGGGTAATGTTTCTGCGCAAGCCGAACATATGGGTATTGCATTACATCAAATGGCTGGTGTGGATTACAAAAAAGCAATGTCTGAATTTAATGTGCCAGATGATTATCATATTGCAACTGGTATTGCTGTAGGATATTATGGAGGGGATATTGAAAAACTTCCAGAAGATTTACAAGGAGAGGAGACAAAAACGCGTTCTAGAAAAAACCAGAAGTCTTTCACTTTTAATGGAAACTTTAATGAAGATACTTTTAAAGGAGAATAA
- the raiA gene encoding ribosome-associated translation inhibitor RaiA translates to MEVIFEYHDVTASAELEAFAKAELKKLGDKYQFAHRADVFFKTENTSSDETGKIAGVQISMPGPRLFAEHSSDDFYPSLKEAINEVDRQLRKKKEKMQSHH, encoded by the coding sequence ATGGAAGTAATATTTGAATACCACGATGTAACTGCAAGTGCAGAATTAGAAGCTTTCGCGAAAGCGGAATTAAAAAAATTAGGAGATAAATATCAATTTGCTCACAGAGCAGATGTTTTCTTCAAAACCGAAAACACTTCAAGTGATGAAACTGGAAAAATAGCGGGAGTACAAATAAGTATGCCTGGTCCAAGGCTATTTGCCGAACATAGCTCAGACGATTTTTATCCTTCGTTAAAAGAAGCGATAAATGAAGTAGACCGCCAACTCAGAAAAAAGAAAGAAAAGATGCAGTCTCACCACTAA
- a CDS encoding DUF1853 family protein: MKHIKGFLATLPLWTKSQFGLTQFEMPTIDLSNFVSQPIAARLRLGHQIEHIFKQLLDHSERYTILAHNIQIKKDKITLGELDFIVSDRFRESIKIHIELTYKFYLIDPTIEVPTHRLIGPNRKDMFYAKMEKTRDQQLPLIFTPEGRTTLSTLGINPETLEQQTYFLAQLFKPYAQQSPSIEPLNKDCIVGYWIRLDDFNKSHFKELSFYITLKSEWLHEPHLERPFEKHEIALDQINEKHRDRRAPMIWVRKTDGILEKCFVVWW, from the coding sequence ATGAAACATATCAAAGGTTTTCTGGCTACGCTTCCTCTTTGGACAAAATCGCAATTTGGACTTACCCAATTTGAAATGCCTACTATTGATCTGTCAAATTTTGTCTCACAACCCATTGCTGCTAGGCTTAGGTTAGGACATCAAATAGAACATATTTTTAAACAACTTCTTGATCACTCAGAGCGCTACACTATTCTAGCACATAATATTCAGATTAAAAAAGACAAGATTACACTAGGTGAACTAGATTTTATAGTTTCAGATCGCTTTCGCGAAAGCATAAAAATACACATCGAGCTTACTTATAAATTTTATCTAATAGATCCTACAATAGAAGTGCCCACGCACAGACTTATAGGTCCTAATAGAAAAGATATGTTTTACGCCAAAATGGAAAAAACAAGAGACCAGCAACTACCTCTTATATTTACTCCGGAAGGACGCACTACCCTATCAACATTAGGTATCAATCCTGAAACGTTAGAGCAACAAACCTATTTTTTAGCTCAACTTTTTAAACCCTATGCACAGCAATCGCCTTCCATAGAACCACTTAATAAGGACTGTATAGTCGGGTATTGGATAAGACTAGATGATTTTAATAAATCTCATTTTAAGGAGCTATCTTTTTACATCACATTAAAAAGCGAGTGGCTTCATGAGCCGCATTTAGAGAGACCATTTGAAAAGCACGAAATTGCCCTTGATCAAATAAACGAGAAGCATCGCGATAGAAGAGCTCCTATGATATGGGTTAGAAAAACAGATGGAATTTTAGAAAAATGTTTTGTGGTTTGGTGGTAA
- a CDS encoding OmpA family protein, whose protein sequence is MKKISLAIVALVGMQLASNAQETLDTPTNDFNKWSVELTGGVNKPVRPLSSGAFSNTPSLYTVTGGARYMFNEKFGLKGGVAYNSFKNDDESREFDTALYNFSLEGVVNAGNILGFREWTDTFNVLVHGGMGYSALTTDAPAVERDFGDADQMLSFMVGVTPQVKLSNRIALVADFTAVGNVRQDLTFDGVQAGGTKGFDGFYVNATAGINIYLGKAEKHADFYSSANTTKEELTDLQNRLTKVETDLIDTDQDGVADYLDREPNTVSGVAVNTKGIAVDKNTNGVPDELESSLDARYAKKGEMNTTQPVIKSGGDVIRKLIDDGYVNVYFQFNSTKPETYSLESINYLIKYMNENSNVSAQLVGYADEIGNTGSNQGLSERRAQKVKDIMVAAGISASRLTATGNGEDASVDKNSAPARQLVRRVTFKLN, encoded by the coding sequence ATGAAAAAAATTTCACTTGCTATAGTTGCCCTTGTTGGAATGCAATTAGCATCAAATGCACAAGAAACACTTGATACTCCTACAAACGACTTTAATAAGTGGTCTGTAGAGCTTACTGGTGGTGTAAACAAACCTGTAAGACCATTGTCTTCTGGAGCTTTCTCTAACACTCCATCTCTTTACACTGTTACTGGTGGTGCGAGATACATGTTCAATGAAAAGTTTGGACTTAAAGGAGGTGTTGCTTACAACAGCTTTAAGAATGATGATGAAAGCCGCGAATTTGATACTGCGCTTTACAACTTCTCTTTAGAAGGTGTTGTAAATGCTGGTAACATTCTTGGTTTCAGAGAATGGACAGATACTTTCAATGTACTTGTACATGGTGGTATGGGATATTCTGCACTAACAACTGATGCTCCTGCTGTTGAAAGAGATTTCGGTGATGCAGACCAAATGTTAAGCTTCATGGTTGGTGTAACTCCACAGGTTAAGCTTTCAAACAGAATCGCACTTGTTGCTGATTTTACTGCAGTAGGTAATGTACGTCAAGACTTAACATTTGATGGTGTTCAAGCTGGAGGAACTAAGGGATTTGATGGTTTTTATGTAAACGCTACTGCTGGTATTAACATTTACTTAGGTAAAGCAGAGAAGCATGCAGATTTCTATTCTAGTGCAAATACTACAAAAGAAGAGCTTACAGACTTACAAAACCGTCTTACTAAAGTAGAAACAGATCTTATCGATACTGATCAAGATGGTGTTGCTGATTACTTAGATCGTGAGCCAAATACTGTTTCTGGTGTTGCTGTAAATACTAAAGGTATTGCTGTAGACAAGAACACAAACGGAGTTCCTGATGAATTAGAATCTTCTTTAGATGCACGTTATGCTAAGAAAGGTGAAATGAACACAACACAGCCAGTAATCAAAAGTGGTGGTGATGTAATAAGAAAACTTATCGACGATGGATATGTAAACGTATACTTCCAATTTAATAGCACTAAGCCAGAAACTTACAGCTTAGAGTCTATTAACTACCTTATCAAGTACATGAATGAAAATTCAAATGTATCTGCTCAATTAGTTGGATATGCTGATGAGATTGGAAACACTGGATCTAACCAAGGTCTTTCTGAAAGAAGAGCTCAAAAAGTAAAAGATATTATGGTAGCTGCAGGTATTTCTGCTAGCCGTCTTACTGCAACTGGAAACGGTGAAGATGCATCAGTAGATAAAAATTCTGCTCCTGCTCGTCAGTTAGTACGTAGAGTTACTTTTAAACTTAACTAG
- a CDS encoding LytTR family DNA-binding domain-containing protein, whose product MKKEYPFDPSIKHQLIIAIGMALWIFTFLYFTEPLDVSELYDNERLFILALYGLLGALCYVSILPIQYYLFKNNKERWLFVHEISFFLVFIVWSFLVMRSFYLYVVVRGEPNPYSLYYYLTSIFLPAVLTIFPIVLIGRFGFGKYKNKQIEEQKIEIKGDGNYEGIRLLLSDLIALEASDNYVEIHFQDNGTYKKQLIRARLSHLEKSLPTMMRTHRSYLINPMHFLSYKTDAGKLGLILSHEIFIPVSKTYTSITKETLNFTTN is encoded by the coding sequence TTGAAAAAAGAATACCCTTTTGATCCTTCCATAAAGCATCAACTTATTATAGCCATAGGTATGGCTTTATGGATATTTACATTTCTTTATTTTACAGAGCCACTTGACGTTTCTGAGCTATATGATAATGAACGTTTATTTATTTTAGCTCTTTATGGACTTCTAGGTGCACTATGCTATGTGAGCATTCTTCCAATTCAATATTACTTATTCAAAAACAATAAAGAAAGATGGCTATTTGTACATGAGATAAGCTTTTTTCTTGTGTTTATAGTTTGGTCATTTTTAGTAATGCGTAGTTTTTATCTGTATGTCGTAGTGCGTGGCGAACCTAATCCATACTCTCTCTATTACTATCTAACTTCTATTTTTCTTCCAGCAGTTCTTACAATATTTCCTATCGTATTGATAGGACGTTTTGGTTTTGGAAAATATAAAAACAAACAGATAGAAGAACAAAAAATAGAAATTAAAGGTGATGGAAACTACGAAGGAATAAGGTTGTTGCTATCAGATTTAATAGCTCTAGAGGCATCAGATAATTATGTAGAAATTCATTTTCAAGATAATGGAACCTACAAAAAGCAATTAATTAGAGCTCGGTTATCTCACTTAGAAAAATCATTACCTACTATGATGAGAACGCATCGATCGTATTTGATAAACCCGATGCATTTCTTATCATACAAAACAGATGCTGGTAAGTTAGGTCTAATCCTTTCGCATGAGATTTTTATACCTGTATCAAAAACATATACGAGTATCACAAAAGAGACCTTAAATTTTACCACAAATTAA
- a CDS encoding pseudouridine synthase, translating to MFDKRFYYLLKIQYLGFRYHGWQKQPDVLTVERMMERTFSYVLDRKNFKLLASGRTDAKVSANVAYVELFLNDSPLPEEGFLTLLNDNLPQDIRCLEITQVDKKFNVMDAPLSKEYVYLFSYGEKNHPFAAPYMINIAGSLDINLMQEAARLFEGEHDFRSYAYKPNPETKTIGTISSSVIEPNELYTANFFPKESFAFRVSGKGFKRHQIRLMMGMLFDIGEGKADLDFFKKTLDAGNDIKLTRIAQASGLMLQNVQI from the coding sequence ATGTTTGACAAGCGCTTTTATTACCTTCTTAAGATTCAATATTTAGGATTTCGTTATCATGGCTGGCAGAAACAGCCAGATGTTCTCACTGTAGAGCGTATGATGGAACGTACTTTTTCATACGTATTAGACCGTAAAAACTTCAAACTTCTAGCATCTGGTAGAACAGATGCAAAGGTCTCTGCAAATGTTGCATATGTTGAGTTATTTTTAAACGACAGTCCGCTCCCTGAGGAGGGATTTCTCACACTTCTTAATGATAATTTACCTCAAGATATAAGATGCCTTGAGATAACTCAAGTAGATAAAAAATTTAATGTAATGGATGCTCCTTTATCTAAAGAGTACGTCTATCTCTTTTCTTACGGAGAAAAGAATCATCCATTTGCTGCACCATATATGATTAATATCGCGGGTTCTTTAGATATTAATTTAATGCAAGAGGCTGCTAGATTATTTGAAGGTGAACATGATTTTAGATCTTATGCTTATAAGCCCAATCCGGAGACTAAGACGATAGGTACTATATCTTCTTCTGTAATAGAGCCAAACGAACTATACACAGCAAATTTCTTTCCTAAGGAGAGCTTTGCCTTTCGCGTAAGCGGTAAAGGTTTTAAAAGGCATCAAATAAGATTAATGATGGGGATGCTGTTTGATATAGGCGAGGGCAAAGCAGATTTAGATTTTTTCAAGAAAACCTTGGACGCTGGCAATGACATTAAATTGACTAGAATTGCTCAAGCCAGCGGTTTGATGCTTCAAAATGTTCAGATTTAA
- a CDS encoding DUF2461 domain-containing protein: protein MANLVTQQNEHMTSSIPKSTLSFLESLRENNSREWMTEHKKEYQASEKALKQVYASIVNGLNETDEIEKLKVFRINRDVRFSNDKTPYNVHRSASFSRAGAHRRGGYYLRIEPGNKSAIAGGFFNPEPADLKRIRTEFHLDASEIREILSDIAFAKAFGGSFETRNAVKTAPRGFDVNDPNIDLIRLKNFVVRKNFTDKEITSPDFTKIALNHFRLLRPFFDYMSDVLTTDLNGESLL, encoded by the coding sequence ATGGCTAATTTAGTAACTCAGCAAAATGAACATATGACTTCTTCGATACCTAAATCTACTTTATCTTTTCTTGAATCATTACGTGAGAATAATTCGCGTGAGTGGATGACAGAGCATAAGAAAGAGTACCAAGCTAGTGAGAAAGCCTTAAAGCAGGTTTATGCATCTATAGTGAATGGACTTAATGAAACTGACGAAATTGAAAAACTCAAAGTGTTTCGTATCAATAGGGATGTAAGGTTTAGTAATGATAAAACACCTTACAACGTGCATCGCTCAGCAAGCTTTAGTAGGGCTGGAGCACACCGTCGTGGTGGGTATTATCTGAGAATTGAGCCCGGTAATAAATCTGCAATAGCAGGCGGCTTTTTTAATCCAGAACCAGCAGATTTAAAGCGCATACGCACAGAATTTCATCTAGATGCTAGTGAGATACGTGAGATACTCTCAGATATCGCTTTCGCGAAAGCGTTTGGTGGCTCATTTGAGACACGGAATGCGGTTAAGACAGCACCTAGGGGCTTTGACGTAAATGATCCCAATATTGATCTCATAAGACTTAAAAACTTTGTAGTTAGGAAGAATTTTACAGACAAAGAAATCACCTCTCCAGATTTTACGAAGATTGCTTTAAATCACTTCAGACTACTGCGACCTTTTTTTGATTATATGAGTGATGTATTGACAACTGATCTCAACGGGGAGTCATTACTTTAG
- a CDS encoding mechanosensitive ion channel family protein: protein MPLQSTKTTITEAFQNSVSDFIDQLPQIAMGILIVVLGVLIAGWIGRFARKRISARTEDPLMSKFLGTAIRYTFIIIAIMLALRAAGLGGIAAGILTAAGASAVVLGFAFKDIGENFIAGIILAFNRPFDVDDTVEIGSNFGKVKTLDLRYTKLKTFDGKDVYIPNSDVLTEPVTNYTEDGFFRWDFIIGIAYEDNIEGAKETVLEALAKESSVINDDIHENFVIEDELATSTVNLKVFFWVDTKDFRKQALITKGNVVRNVKEALEDAGYYMPADIQEIKLYGGAKEFPLSLRQFSDK from the coding sequence ATGCCCTTACAAAGTACAAAAACAACCATTACAGAAGCATTTCAAAATTCTGTGAGCGACTTTATAGATCAACTCCCGCAGATTGCGATGGGTATTCTTATCGTGGTTTTAGGAGTTTTAATAGCTGGATGGATAGGTCGATTTGCTAGAAAAAGAATTTCTGCTAGAACAGAAGATCCTTTGATGAGTAAATTTCTAGGAACAGCCATAAGATACACCTTTATAATAATCGCAATAATGCTTGCACTTAGAGCTGCAGGTCTAGGAGGTATAGCAGCCGGAATACTTACAGCAGCAGGAGCTAGTGCTGTTGTCTTGGGATTTGCTTTTAAAGATATTGGCGAAAATTTTATTGCAGGAATTATTCTTGCTTTTAATAGACCCTTTGATGTTGACGATACTGTTGAAATAGGTTCAAATTTCGGTAAAGTAAAAACCCTCGATCTTAGGTACACAAAGTTAAAAACCTTTGATGGTAAAGATGTTTACATACCCAATAGTGATGTGCTTACCGAACCTGTCACAAATTACACAGAGGACGGCTTTTTCAGATGGGATTTTATCATTGGAATAGCTTATGAAGATAATATAGAGGGAGCAAAAGAGACAGTACTAGAAGCATTAGCCAAAGAATCTAGCGTTATTAACGACGATATACATGAAAACTTTGTTATTGAAGATGAGCTTGCAACAAGTACTGTAAACTTAAAAGTTTTCTTTTGGGTAGATACTAAGGACTTTAGAAAACAAGCACTAATTACAAAAGGAAATGTGGTGCGTAATGTAAAAGAAGCATTAGAAGATGCTGGATATTACATGCCGGCAGATATACAAGAAATTAAACTCTATGGCGGTGCGAAAGAATTTCCACTTAGCCTTCGTCAGTTTTCTGACAAATAA
- a CDS encoding type 1 glutamine amidotransferase domain-containing protein, translating to MNKRVAILATDGFEESELKSPMEAMKAEGFTVDIISEKSGTIKGWADGNWSNSYDVTDTLDNVSAKDYNALMLPGGVINPDKLRRNDDALIFIRDFFKQSKPVAAICHAPQLLIEADVVKGRTMTSFNSIKTDLQNAGALWVDKEVVVDEALVTSRNPDDLPAFNDKLIEEIKEGKHDLQHA from the coding sequence ATGAATAAGAGAGTAGCAATATTAGCAACAGACGGATTTGAAGAAAGTGAGTTAAAATCACCTATGGAGGCTATGAAAGCCGAAGGATTCACCGTAGATATTATAAGTGAGAAATCTGGAACTATAAAAGGATGGGCAGATGGAAACTGGTCTAATTCTTACGATGTAACAGATACGTTAGATAATGTAAGTGCAAAGGATTATAATGCATTAATGTTACCAGGAGGAGTAATTAATCCTGATAAGTTAAGACGTAATGATGATGCGCTCATTTTTATAAGAGACTTTTTTAAACAAAGTAAGCCAGTAGCAGCAATATGCCACGCACCGCAATTGCTAATTGAGGCAGATGTAGTAAAAGGAAGAACGATGACGTCGTTTAACAGTATAAAAACAGACTTGCAAAATGCAGGAGCACTATGGGTAGATAAAGAAGTCGTAGTAGATGAGGCCTTAGTAACAAGTAGAAATCCAGATGATTTACCAGCATTTAATGATAAATTAATTGAAGAAATCAAAGAAGGAAAGCATGATTTACAACATGCATAA